In Pygocentrus nattereri isolate fPygNat1 chromosome 26, fPygNat1.pri, whole genome shotgun sequence, one genomic interval encodes:
- the mettl7a gene encoding methyltransferase-like protein 7A — translation MSVLMHACTLVVKILILPLHLVDLLGLYRFYKRVFPVLMYNISFSYNSKMNEKKRELFRELLRFSPRDGPLRLLEVGCGSGANFQHYPSGCKITCTDPNPHFKEYLQKSMDKNDHLVYENFVVAPGEDLSVVEDNSMDVVVCTLVLCSVKNTPKVIKEATRVLRPGGAFFFLEHVEADSSTWIYFFQHVFQPFMYYFGDGCETTRATWKHLEAAGFSDLQLRHFQAPVFALIRPHIVGYGVK, via the exons ATGTCGGTCTTAATGCACGCCTGCACTTTGGTGGTAAAAATCCTCATCCTGCCGCTGCATCTGGTGGACCTGCTGGGTCTGTACCGATTCTACAAGCGCGTGTTTCCTGTCCTCATGTACAATATTAGTTTCTCGTACAACAGCAAGATGAACGAGAAGAAGCGCGAGCTGTTCCGCGAGCTGCTGCGCTTCTCTCCGCGCGACGGGCCGCTGCGTCTGCTGGAGGTGGGCTGCGGCAGCGGGGCCAACTTCCAGCACTACCCGAGCGGCTGCAAGATCACCTGCACCGACCCTAACCCTCACTTCAAGGAATACCTGCAGAAAAGCATGGACAAGAACGACCACCTGGTGTACGAGAACTTCGTAGTGGCACCTGGGGAGGACCTGAGTGTCGTAGAGGACAACTCTATGGACGTGGTGGTCTGCACGCTCGTTCTGTGCTCGGTTAAAAACACTCCTAAGGTTATCAAGGAGGCCACAAGAGTCCTGAGACCG GGTGGAGCGTTCTTCTTCTTGGAGCATGTGGAGGCCGACTCCTCGACCTGGATATACTTCTTTCAGCATGTTTTCCAGCCTTTCAT GTACTACTTTGGTGATGGCTGTGAGACTACTCGTGCCACCTGGAAGCACCTAGAGGCAGCTGGCTTCTCCGACTTGCAGCTTCGCCACTTTCAGGCTCCAGTGTTCGCCCTCATCAGACCACACATTGTTGGTTATGGTGTGAAATAA